From the Methanoculleus caldifontis genome, the window GAGCGACGTCTCGATGAGCTGGGTCATGGAGTAGCCTGCGACCTTCTCACAGGGGCCGAAGTGGATGATCTGCGGTTCGCCGAACCGGTTCATGTCGATGAGGTCACAGAGTTCGATGATGAACTGGCGGATCTTCTCCGCGTCCCTGATCGTCTCCGGGTTGCATCCCTTCAGGTCCACGCTCGCATAGAGTCCCCAGGAGCCGCGTTGTCTGAACTGCGCAACAATCTCTGCGTCGCTTACTGTCTCTGCCATAACGTTGCTTGCCACAGCGTTG encodes:
- the speD gene encoding S-adenosylmethionine decarboxylase; its protein translation is MASKVMANNAVASNVMAETVSDAEIVAQFRQRGSWGLYASVDLKGCNPETIRDAEKIRQFIIELCDLIDMNRFGEPQIIHFGPCEKVAGYSMTQLIETSLISGHFANETNAAYLDIFSCKEYEPSKAAEFCRNFFGAESATYQVLFRD